The proteins below come from a single Drosophila suzukii chromosome X, CBGP_Dsuzu_IsoJpt1.0, whole genome shotgun sequence genomic window:
- the LOC108012218 gene encoding uncharacterized protein encodes MVFYLEHVPTGDRAFLEEGENTIGRDPDCSINMHYYYMSRKHVHILVENGKVFIKDLESRNGTFVNYLGFRINEEYREIFVDDVLIFGIMVAYHSVHKYPKFGIFTLMEEEHDSEDSVGSSPNRADGSPSSEGTNPESKE; translated from the exons ATGGTTTTCTATTTGGAGCATGTGCCGACGGGCGATCGGGCTTTTTTGGAGGAAGGTGAAAATACCATAGGACGCGACCCCGACTGCAGCATAAATATGCATTACTATTATATGTCGCGAAAGCATGTCCATATCTTAGTGGAAAACGGCAAGGTCTTCATAAAAGATCTG GAGTCCCGCAATGGCACTTTTGTGAACTATCTTGGGTTCCGGATTAACGAAGAATATCGGGAAATATTCGTCGACGATGTACTTATATTCGGTATTATGGTGGCCTACCATTCGGTACACAAATACCCTAAGTTCGGCATTTTCACTCTAATGGAGGAGGAGCATGACTCTGAAGATTCTGTGGGCAGTAGCCCAAATCGCGCGGACGGAAGCCCAAGTTCTGAGGGAACTAACCCAGAATCCAAGGAATAA